A region of Chlamydiota bacterium DNA encodes the following proteins:
- the rpoB gene encoding DNA-directed RNA polymerase subunit beta, with translation MSAKKTVRDYSRLRELIPMPNLVEIQTQSYEEFLQPDVLPTRRKLKGLQEVFREVFPIKSYDETCSLEYVGYDLGRPKYDLIECRRRGLTYSAPLRVTLRLCESGNIKEETVYFGSIPLMTEQGTFIINGAERVIVSQLHRSPGVCFEKPSSPKAVPSYWFRIIPYRGSWLEGELDANDTISLYIDRRRRRRKIQATTFLRAAGYVTDEAILESICGREEVSLAEADEKTLAERTIIQRIVDPSTQAALAVPGGKLSKSVQASLLKAGVKRVAVAASEMGIGGMLQMLERDRQRQIDSQDEALKEIYKRLRPGDPANISSARTMLKRIFFDPRHYDLGRVGRFKLNKKLGMEVNDRVGILRKEDVAAACRYLLGLRHGEVGRLDDIDHLGNRRVRSVGELLQNQCRIGLARMERLTKERMNVYDMSAETVTPHRLINPKAFTSVIRDFFGRSQLSQFMDQTNPLAEITHKRRLSALGPGGLSRDRAGFEVRDVHTSHYGRICPIETPEGPNIGLISSLSTFARVNSYGFLESPYWEVRDGKVCVDMARGPVWLTADEEETHVIAQANAKVDERNRLIEELVSARERGEFVHVAPGKVEFIDVSPKQLVSVAAGLIPFLEHNDANRALMGSNMQRQAVPLLTTEAPIVVTGLETQVARDTGVMTLAQGPGEVVYADGAKIVVRDDRERDACRTYRLIKNFRSNAGTCINQRPVVRMGDRIRKGDVLADGPATKDGELALGRNILVAFMPWGGYNFEDAILISERLVMEDAYTSIHIEEFEIGARDTKLGREEITRDIPNVGEEALKDLGEDGIVRLGAEVKAGDILVGKITPKSETELSPEERLLRAIFGEKAADVRDASLTVPSGTEGIVMDVKVFSRKDAAQTDEERHEERRRIKEITDASRKRIAKIKEERDAKLAELVKGKQTRGQVINIQTGEVIIPAGVEIKKPHLQRLQEVDFSDIEIEDDEEERDGKGGGDDAFVSGIELKRILLEFMHALEEAEMAESREIDKFKRGDELDPGLIKQVKVYVASKRKLQVGDKMAGRHGNKGVIAKILPEEDMPFLPDGTPVDMVLNPLGVPSRMNVGQLLETHLGWAAKMLGIKVTTPVFNGITELQIKELMKQAGLPASGKVVLSDGRTGDRFEQEVTVGYLYMMKLSHLVSDKIHARATGPYSLVTQQPLGGKAQFGGQRFGEMEVWALEAYGAAYALQELLTVKSDDVVGRTKIYESIVKGQNSLEAGTPESFNVLIKEMQSLCLDVRTEKKA, from the coding sequence ATGTCAGCGAAGAAGACGGTGCGCGATTACTCGAGGCTGAGGGAGTTGATCCCGATGCCCAACCTCGTCGAGATCCAGACGCAGTCCTATGAGGAGTTCCTGCAGCCCGACGTGCTCCCCACCCGGCGGAAACTCAAGGGGCTTCAGGAGGTCTTCAGGGAGGTCTTCCCGATCAAGAGCTACGACGAGACCTGTTCCCTCGAATACGTGGGCTACGATCTCGGCCGTCCGAAGTACGACCTGATCGAGTGCCGCAGGCGCGGCCTCACCTACTCGGCGCCCCTCCGGGTCACCCTCCGCCTCTGCGAGAGCGGCAACATCAAGGAGGAGACGGTCTACTTCGGCAGCATCCCGCTGATGACCGAGCAGGGGACGTTCATCATCAACGGCGCCGAACGCGTCATCGTCAGCCAGCTCCACCGCTCGCCGGGGGTCTGTTTCGAGAAGCCGTCGAGCCCGAAGGCGGTGCCGAGCTACTGGTTCAGGATCATCCCGTACCGCGGCTCGTGGCTCGAGGGCGAACTCGACGCCAACGACACGATCAGCCTCTACATCGACCGGCGGCGGCGCAGGCGCAAGATCCAGGCCACGACCTTTCTCCGCGCGGCGGGCTACGTTACCGACGAGGCGATCCTCGAGTCGATCTGCGGCAGGGAGGAGGTCTCCTTGGCGGAGGCCGACGAGAAAACGCTCGCGGAGCGCACGATCATCCAGCGGATCGTCGACCCCTCCACGCAGGCCGCCCTCGCCGTCCCCGGCGGGAAGCTCTCCAAGTCCGTGCAGGCGTCGCTGCTGAAGGCGGGGGTGAAGCGCGTCGCGGTGGCGGCGTCGGAGATGGGGATCGGCGGCATGCTCCAGATGCTGGAGAGGGACCGGCAGCGCCAGATCGACTCGCAGGACGAGGCGCTGAAGGAGATCTACAAGCGCCTCCGTCCCGGGGACCCGGCGAATATCTCGAGCGCCCGGACGATGCTCAAGCGGATCTTCTTCGACCCGCGCCACTACGACCTCGGCCGGGTCGGCCGGTTCAAGCTGAACAAGAAGCTCGGGATGGAGGTGAACGACCGCGTCGGGATCCTCCGCAAGGAGGACGTCGCCGCGGCGTGCCGCTATCTCCTCGGCCTGCGCCACGGCGAGGTCGGCCGGCTCGACGACATCGATCACCTCGGCAACCGCCGGGTCCGCTCGGTGGGCGAGCTCCTCCAGAACCAGTGCCGCATCGGCCTCGCCAGGATGGAGCGCCTCACCAAGGAGCGGATGAACGTCTACGACATGAGCGCCGAGACGGTCACCCCGCACCGGCTCATCAACCCCAAGGCGTTCACCAGCGTGATCCGCGACTTCTTCGGCCGCAGCCAGCTTTCCCAGTTCATGGACCAGACGAACCCGCTCGCCGAGATCACGCACAAGCGGCGGCTCTCGGCGCTGGGCCCGGGCGGTCTGAGCCGCGACCGCGCCGGCTTCGAGGTCCGCGACGTCCACACGAGCCACTACGGGCGCATCTGCCCGATCGAGACGCCGGAGGGGCCCAACATCGGCCTCATCTCCTCGCTCAGCACCTTCGCCCGCGTGAACAGCTACGGCTTCCTCGAGTCTCCGTACTGGGAGGTGCGCGACGGGAAGGTCTGTGTCGACATGGCCAGGGGGCCCGTCTGGCTCACCGCCGACGAGGAGGAGACGCACGTCATCGCCCAGGCGAACGCGAAGGTGGACGAGCGTAACCGCCTGATCGAGGAGCTGGTCTCGGCCAGGGAGCGCGGCGAGTTCGTCCATGTCGCCCCCGGGAAGGTCGAGTTCATCGACGTCTCGCCCAAGCAGCTCGTGAGCGTGGCGGCGGGGCTGATCCCGTTCCTCGAGCACAACGACGCCAACCGGGCCCTGATGGGTTCGAACATGCAGCGCCAGGCGGTCCCGCTCCTCACCACCGAGGCCCCGATCGTCGTGACCGGCCTCGAGACGCAGGTCGCGCGCGACACCGGCGTGATGACGCTCGCGCAGGGGCCCGGCGAGGTCGTCTACGCGGACGGCGCCAAGATCGTCGTCCGCGACGACCGCGAGCGGGACGCGTGCCGGACCTACCGGCTGATCAAGAACTTCCGCTCGAACGCGGGGACCTGCATCAACCAGCGCCCGGTCGTGCGGATGGGCGACAGGATCCGGAAAGGCGACGTGCTCGCCGACGGGCCCGCGACGAAGGACGGCGAACTCGCGCTCGGGCGCAACATCCTGGTCGCCTTCATGCCGTGGGGGGGCTACAACTTCGAGGACGCCATCCTCATCAGCGAGCGGCTCGTCATGGAGGATGCGTACACCTCGATCCATATCGAGGAGTTCGAGATCGGCGCGCGCGACACCAAGCTCGGGCGCGAAGAGATCACCCGCGACATCCCGAACGTGGGGGAGGAGGCGCTGAAGGACCTCGGGGAGGACGGGATCGTCCGCCTCGGGGCCGAGGTGAAGGCCGGCGACATCCTGGTCGGCAAGATCACCCCCAAGAGCGAGACCGAGCTCTCCCCGGAGGAGCGCCTGCTCAGGGCCATCTTCGGCGAGAAGGCCGCGGACGTGCGCGACGCGTCGCTGACCGTTCCGTCCGGGACCGAGGGGATCGTGATGGACGTGAAGGTCTTCTCCCGCAAGGACGCCGCCCAGACCGACGAGGAGCGGCACGAGGAGCGGCGCCGGATCAAGGAGATCACCGACGCGTCCCGCAAACGCATCGCCAAGATCAAGGAGGAGCGGGACGCCAAGCTCGCGGAGCTCGTGAAGGGCAAGCAGACCCGCGGGCAGGTCATCAACATCCAGACCGGGGAGGTCATCATTCCCGCCGGCGTCGAGATCAAGAAGCCCCACCTGCAGCGGCTGCAGGAGGTGGACTTCTCCGATATCGAGATCGAGGACGACGAGGAGGAGCGGGACGGCAAGGGGGGCGGGGACGACGCCTTCGTCTCCGGGATCGAGCTCAAACGGATCCTGCTCGAGTTCATGCACGCCCTCGAGGAGGCCGAGATGGCCGAGAGCCGCGAGATCGACAAGTTCAAGCGCGGCGACGAACTCGACCCGGGCCTCATCAAGCAGGTGAAGGTCTACGTCGCGTCCAAGCGCAAGCTCCAGGTCGGGGACAAGATGGCCGGGCGCCACGGCAACAAGGGCGTCATCGCCAAGATCCTCCCCGAGGAGGATATGCCGTTCCTCCCCGACGGCACGCCGGTCGACATGGTGCTCAATCCCCTCGGGGTGCCCTCCCGGATGAACGTGGGGCAGCTCCTGGAAACCCACCTCGGGTGGGCGGCGAAGATGCTGGGGATCAAGGTCACCACCCCGGTCTTCAACGGGATCACCGAACTGCAGATCAAGGAGCTGATGAAGCAGGCGGGGCTCCCGGCGAGCGGCAAGGTGGTGCTCTCCGACGGCAGGACCGGCGACCGGTTCGAGCAGGAGGTGACCGTCGGGTACCTGTACATGATGAAGCTCTCCCACCTTGTCTCCGACAAGATCCACGCGCGCGCAACCGGCCCCTACTCGCTCGTGACGCAGCAGCCGCTCGGCGGCAAGGCGCAGTTCGGAGGGCAGCGTTTCGGCGAGATGGAGGTCTGGGCGCTTGAGGCGTACGGCGCCGCCTACGCCCTCCAGGAGCTCCTCACCGTCAAGAGCGACGACGTGGTCGGCCGGACGAAGATCTACGAGTCGATCGTGAAGGGGCAGAACTCGCTCGAGGCGGGCACGCCCGAGTCGTTCAACGTGCTCATCAAGGAGATGCAGAGCCTGTGCCTCGACGTGAGGACGGAGAAGAAGGCGTGA
- the rplL gene encoding 50S ribosomal protein L7/L12, which translates to MSGELAAILKQINGLKPEERKALGLEMVKGLTVLELSEWVKSMEAEFGVSAAAPVAVAAAAAAPAEAKEEKTAFTVVLTGAGDKKIQVIKEVRAITSLGLKEAKDLVEGAPKPVKENVTKEEAEEIKKKIVAAGGTVEIK; encoded by the coding sequence ATGTCGGGGGAACTCGCGGCCATCCTCAAACAGATCAACGGGCTGAAGCCCGAGGAGCGCAAGGCGCTCGGTTTGGAGATGGTGAAGGGGCTCACCGTTCTCGAGCTCTCCGAGTGGGTGAAGTCGATGGAGGCGGAGTTCGGGGTCAGCGCCGCCGCGCCCGTCGCGGTCGCCGCGGCCGCCGCGGCCCCCGCGGAGGCCAAGGAGGAGAAGACCGCCTTCACCGTGGTGCTGACCGGCGCCGGAGACAAGAAGATCCAGGTGATCAAGGAGGTGCGCGCGATCACGAGCCTGGGCCTGAAGGAGGCCAAGGACCTCGTCGAGGGCGCCCCGAAACCGGTGAAGGAGAACGTCACCAAGGAAGAGGCCGAGGAGATCAAGAAGAAGATCGTCGCGGCCGGCGGCACGGTGGAGATCAAGTAG
- a CDS encoding 50S ribosomal protein L10: MRAEKKSIVASVQALLEGGAMLIVTDHTGLSSSSMTELRGLLQRGGARYMVVKNRLLKRALGEERAAPLAGALEGPTALAVTAGNSAAFSKIIVEFAKKNQGPRVKAGFLDGALLTEAEVGALASLPARPVLMAMFLGSVRAPITGFVCGLSGILRQFVSVLDQVARKRAAH; this comes from the coding sequence ATGCGCGCGGAGAAGAAAAGCATCGTCGCATCTGTGCAGGCGCTCCTCGAGGGAGGGGCGATGCTCATCGTCACGGACCACACCGGCCTCTCTTCGAGCTCGATGACCGAGCTGCGCGGCCTCCTGCAGCGGGGGGGCGCGCGGTACATGGTGGTCAAGAACCGGCTCCTGAAGCGGGCCCTCGGCGAGGAGCGGGCGGCGCCGCTCGCGGGGGCGCTTGAGGGGCCGACCGCCCTCGCGGTCACCGCCGGCAACAGCGCCGCCTTCTCGAAGATCATCGTCGAGTTCGCGAAGAAGAACCAGGGCCCGAGGGTCAAGGCGGGGTTCCTCGACGGGGCGCTGCTCACCGAGGCGGAGGTGGGCGCGCTCGCCTCGCTGCCCGCGCGCCCGGTGCTCATGGCGATGTTCTTGGGGAGCGTCCGGGCCCCGATCACCGGCTTCGTGTGCGGGCTCTCGGGGATCCTCAGGCAGTTCGTGTCCGTACTGGACCAGGTCGCCCGGAAACGGGCGGCACACTAA
- a CDS encoding 50S ribosomal protein L1, translated as MKKKSKRYRQGAEKIAAGTRYPLADAVKLLGELPAAKFDETVEMALCLGIDPKQTDQLVRGTVALPHGTGKKVRIVVFAKGAQADEAKEAGADVVGFEELIKKVSGGWAEFDMAVTSPDLMKEVGRLGKVLGPRGLMPSPKTGTVTREIGKAVRELKAGRIEFRTDKGGNVQVPIGKRSFAVRALEENARTVIEGLLKAKPASVKGVFLKRCVLSSTMGPGIPVEMKEFATV; from the coding sequence GTGAAGAAGAAGAGCAAGCGCTACAGGCAGGGAGCGGAGAAGATCGCGGCGGGCACACGGTATCCGCTCGCCGACGCGGTGAAACTGCTCGGGGAGCTGCCCGCGGCGAAGTTCGACGAGACGGTCGAGATGGCCCTCTGCCTCGGGATCGACCCGAAGCAGACAGACCAGCTCGTCCGCGGGACGGTCGCGCTCCCGCACGGGACCGGCAAGAAGGTGCGCATCGTCGTCTTCGCCAAGGGGGCGCAGGCCGACGAGGCGAAGGAGGCCGGCGCCGATGTCGTCGGCTTCGAGGAGCTGATCAAGAAGGTGAGCGGGGGGTGGGCGGAGTTCGACATGGCCGTGACGAGCCCCGATCTGATGAAGGAGGTCGGGCGTCTCGGCAAGGTCCTCGGCCCGCGAGGCCTGATGCCCAGCCCCAAGACCGGCACGGTCACCCGGGAGATCGGCAAGGCGGTCAGGGAGCTGAAGGCCGGAAGGATAGAGTTCAGGACCGACAAGGGCGGAAACGTGCAGGTGCCGATCGGGAAGCGGTCGTTCGCCGTTCGCGCCCTGGAGGAGAATGCCCGGACCGTCATCGAGGGGCTCCTCAAGGCCAAACCCGCGTCGGTGAAGGGGGTCTTCCTGAAACGGTGCGTGCTCTCCAGCACGATGGGGCCGGGGATCCCCGTGGAGATGAAGGAGTTCGCGACCGTGTAG
- the rplK gene encoding 50S ribosomal protein L11 — MAKEVGALIKLQIPAGQANPAPPVGPALGQHGVNIMEFCKQFNAATKDKGGLVIPVLITVYKDRSFTFVLKSPPAAVLLKKAANIAVGSGTAGKDKVGTVTKSQVREIARQKAADLTSASEEAAARIIEGTARSMGLEVVEG; from the coding sequence ATGGCCAAGGAAGTGGGAGCGCTCATCAAGCTGCAGATTCCGGCCGGACAGGCGAACCCCGCGCCGCCGGTGGGGCCCGCCCTCGGGCAGCACGGCGTGAACATCATGGAGTTCTGCAAGCAGTTCAACGCCGCCACCAAGGACAAGGGCGGCCTGGTGATCCCGGTGCTCATCACGGTTTACAAGGACCGCTCGTTCACCTTCGTCTTGAAGTCGCCTCCCGCGGCGGTGCTCTTGAAGAAGGCCGCCAATATCGCGGTGGGCTCGGGGACGGCGGGCAAGGACAAGGTCGGCACGGTGACGAAGAGCCAGGTGCGGGAGATCGCCCGACAGAAGGCGGCGGATCTCACCTCGGCGAGCGAGGAGGCGGCGGCGAGGATCATCGAGGGGACCGCGCGCAGCATGGGTTTGGAGGTCGTCGAGGGCTGA